CTCAAAATTTCGTTTGTTCTAATTTGTATGtatcttgaaaaattttgcttatATTAATCTAGTAGATTTTCACTCATTTGGCtttaaagaaaattaattagTCGTGTAACTTATTCAATTATATAATATACTCAAATGGCTCAAATTACAATATGCATATCATATATTTATTTGcttcatataattttttttttacaccattCTAGGATATTTCTAAGTTCTcaatttttatatgaatttaattaggcattttaatttaaccatttattcattatatataatatttctaatatcaaagtaattgaaataaaagaaattcataGCAGACATATAATTTTTCTCGAGTTCTCacaattttatattatattcaTGTCAGAAcagtatttttttgattttttattttttagacaaTAATAAAATGAAGTAGCCTTCAATGGAAGACTTTATTGAAGAGATAATAAAATAATTGCCCAAAATACAATATATAGCCATGTGATGCATCCCATCATTGATGGCACCAGTAGCTTTCAATCAGTGCCAATTGTAATTACTCTAGTTCCTGCTCTTAAAGCATCTTCCACGTTTTGCCACTGGGCTTTTGGTCTGGTTGTCAAAACTGGCGGTGCAGCAGGTCAAAGATTCAATCACAAATTTATCATTAAAATGTGACAGTCTTTATTGATCATCTTCGATGGAGTCTGTACTCACAAGTCTCCTTCTCCCTTTTCCTAGATTAGACTAAATTAGGTTATAGGACTTCTATCGTtgcgccaaaaaaaaaaaaagaccaataTTCCCACAACTTGCTGCCACGTTAAAGGCTCTAGCGGTGttattaacatttaacaaacATCAAGCCATATATAACTTGtcttatataattaaagtaaaaGTAGAAATTAAAAATTCAAATCTTAATAAGTTCAAAGGAACGCAAACCACCAATCTAACCAAGGCATGTTTCAGCTTGTGTATTCCACATTACGGCAATGAGATGGAATATATCAGATTTTGCTATCACTCCATTGAGGCAGAAAATCTCATCAAAATGTGCAAAAGAACATGTTCATCAACGTATCACCCCAAGATCAACATCagataaaatcaattttatcTAATCAATAACCATCTTGAAAGTTAATTGCATTGTTAGTATCAGTAAGATTTGCATTAGATTTTATCTATTGAAAAACTGTTAAAAATGTTAGGATAAATTCTTCTAGGAACATGCAAAACTCTTAACATCTAAAGCAAAAGACAAAGGAAATGATGGACAAAGTCATTCTCAGATGCCAGGTTACTAACATTTGACATATGATATTTGACAATTTTCACTAACAATTTATGCATACAAATTTAGGTAAAACAAAGCAGCCAAAGGTCAAATTCATTGATGACAATACGCGATTTAATGCAGacaaaagaaatttcacaaTTGAACTTAACATATAGGAAGAAGACGAATTTTCATCACAAGCATGGTACCTAATTTCTAAAGTACTGTAGACATGACTGCCCAAATTTCTTCGAAAAAATACTAGTTCACCAAAattagaaccaaaaaaaaaggaaaaaaaaaagaacatgaaAATAAAAGGTAGTTAAAGAAAAATGTCCACCTGAAAAAGATCCCTGCTTGGTGAAAAATGTCAAAAACTAGTCATCTCCACAAGTCATCAAGAATGTCAATAAAAGGTGTTACCCAGTTGGTTTAAAAATGAAGTGCATCTTTCTCATGCATTGACCAACCGGAGCATGGGCATTTTGAATGTCTTGCTCAAGTTAATCCTTATCCTACTTGTTTCTAGCTGTTGTTGTACATAAGCCTACAAAACAGCACATAGAAAATGTCCAAGAACATGGAAATGGAGAAAAGGGTTAGTCAAAAATTATGGTAACGGTCGCATCAATAGCCAGAAGTCGGCACTGACCTGTAATTAAAACATGGCAGGCTGAGGAACTACTAGGATAGGAGATATTTAGGCATAAGCAGGGGAGGCACTTAAGAAGTACTGCCAGTTAATATCTGGAATCAAGCTAAAAGCAAGAGATAGAAAATCAAGAGATGAATATAATGGTGGTTGCAGTAGTATTATTAGTTTACTTCTAACCAAAGGTGGTTTTTCCAAAAGCCTCAGGATCAATAAAAAAATGTTCAAGTACCGAAAGAAATGTGGTAAGCAGATCATTTTACCGTTCAAAGAAGCAATCTTGATTCTTAGAACTACAAACATCAATGTTAATTTCTTCTACAACTCCCCATGTAAGAATAAGAAAGAAATATTTGGAgcaaaaataatcaaattgaaAGCCATAAACATACAAATATATTGGATGAGATATGATTCATTATAATAGATTTTTTCCACAAAATCATCATCACCTTCTACTTTCtacatttatttaattgcaagGTAAACTGACAAATTTTAGCATCTAACTGTGGGCACTCAAAATCTACATAAGTACTCACAAATCCTATGCATTCAGGCATTATTCCGAAAAGGTTCCAAGCCAAACTTTGACTCATTAACTAAAactcaaacaaacaagaaaatggaAACCAAAGACCAACTTGTTTTATTGTTACcacaaattatcaaaaaaaacccaaaaaaataatgtttaattggcaaaatttaaattttgatgtTACCTTCATGAGCTCTATAGGAAGAGAAGAATTAGATATCCGGGAGAGTAAGGATGAGAGAATGCACAGTGATGACAAAGGTTGGCAACACAGCACCGGCGGAGGAGGAGGCACAAGTCAACACAAAGAGGGGAAGGAAGAGAGTGATAGAAACTAATTGGAACCTCATAATTTCAACCTGAGTTCTGCAAACGGTTTTTCACCATATACAATAAATCTGAAAATGTAAATGTCGAACGCTCGTAAACATACGGCCATTTCCCAATCGATTCTCATTTTTGTAAAGACCGATTTTAGACAAACTCAAAATCAAAATTCAGACTGAACAGAATTTGACAAAGCCAGAAATGATAAAACTACAATGGATAGCTTTTGTGGATCAGTTCAAGATTTTGTACGCAGCTTATATTGTTTGAATGGTAGCTAGTGTGTACAAGTGTAATTAATATGAACTAGGTTTAACACAAATCTGGTGCATTTAGACTCGTGAGGCAAGATGAAATTTTGGACTAGCCAAACCGAATTTGCCTCCTTTCAGCACCATGGCCATTTGGCATCTCTCCAAGTAAAACAACGAGATTTGCTGCTGATTTCAGCCACACGAGACAATTTACTTGCTTCAATTGTTTGATTGCTATCTTTATTAGACCCAAGCGATGGACAGCATTGAAGTTTTTCATCCCGTAGTAAAGCTTCTTCCCTGTATTTTGGACTCTGATATCTTGGATGCTGGATGAAGGGAACACCTTTCCACCATAACTTGACAGCCTATTGTATAACATTatagaagaaaacaaaattctgTGAAAGAGACACTAGATGAGCTCAAGTGAAGAGACTCAGAAGACCACCTAATCAACCACATTTTTTTCAGAAAAACCTATCTCAGATAATGAACATGCTGGCAATTGGTCAGCGGGCTAATTTCCATGTCCGAGGAAAATATGTTCAACTGGGCACTATACGAAGGAAATGATACAGCAGAAAATAGAATTATGACCCCATTCAGCTATAAGTTCCACAAACAGTAAACATGCCGGTCTCGTACTACTAAATTACTGATGAGATGTCATATAAGCTAACCAATTTTAAGATGCAACAAGTTTTAAAGGATATAAACATCATGTCCGCAAATTAAAGACCTTTCAGATACCAATACTCACTTTCAGAGAAACACTTACATGCCAATATATCCAAATGGCAACTCTGTGAGGCATTAACCAGAAAAACGATGCTTGATCCCTTGCCATCTTGGAAGAGACTTTTTTGGCTGTCAATATAGCTCTGAAGTACTTGCCTAGCTCAGGATGTTGTACTGAGATGTCCACCGATAGGTCATCTTCAGGTGCAGTAGTTCTGATGCTCCAGTTCCCTAACATATCCTGGGAATGATTTCATCAATTAGCAACAAGACATCCAAATGGCTGTAAACTTTAAAAGCTTGCACATTGAGATTATACTAAATGATACACATCATAAAAGATGAGGCATATTAAATCCATAGAACTCATGCAAAAGATGTGTTAAATGCTTCAGAATCAAAGCTATTCTTACTTTCCAAACTAAAAACAGTAGTTTCAGTATTAACACTTCAAATACTTAATAGTTAGAAAACCCAACTCAGGTATTCATCATGGTATCCAGCATGGTAAAACAAGTCTCCATTGCTCCCCTTCTTGGCATGGAACCTTTCACTTATATATTCAAGAATTTTCACTTATTATTCATACAACTTAGGAAGACATCCAATCCAAACGATTATTTGACACTGATTTTCCTCACAGAACCATGTGGTCAACttacaataaaaacaaaagcaGGAGGCCACACTAAgcaccaaccccccccccccaacaaaaaaaaaaacactttttctCCCTCCTTAGAGTTTTACAGAGACTAAACCTGTAATAAATAAGGATGTGTTTCTGCCCTGATGGAAAAAGTTAATTCCACCTAAAACATGACCACATAATTTCCAATTGCAGAATGCACCATTGCCTAATCTTTTTTATTACGATCTCCCTATATGCTTTTACAAGATACATTTCCAGGTATGTGGATCTACAAACAAACCTAAAATAATTGCACAGGAGAAATGCCAATCTACAAATAATTGATTAAACAATAGCAAGGTATGGAAACCTAAAATTAATGCCATTCTTTATCTAAGATATAGATAAGTGGATTTCTTtactatctctttttttttttctttgatttgacACCGTTACCAACAATACTGCAAATTGCTAACTGCATACAGCAAATTCTCAAAGATAAGTCATCTTCCATCCCCActgtttacaaaataatggcCTTTGCAGTCAAGGTTCAAAAATATGATCTCCATTTCACTTAAAGTAATTAGTTCAGATTTCTTCCACTCCAGTAAAATAGTCACTGAAGcagaaaaaaattatgaaaggaACCTATTTATCAGAAATGTAAACAAAAACCACAAGGCATATAAAGCTTGATAAACTACCCTGTTGAGAAAGCTGATCATTTAGATTAAAATGACCAACAGTTTAATCAACTTCAACTTGAAAGATAGGGGACCaaactaattttaattacttccAGAGCAGAGTTTGAAAAACACCTAAAAGAAAATACCCATGGATCAACTATGTTGTGTGAGATAGAGCTGCAGTTAAACTGCTTAAGACTTACCATAAAAGGACTGACGTGAAGCGGCTTTGCAACTATATCGGACTTGGGGTCGAATAAAAATGATACTCTTTCACCCCACGGTGTATTTGTTacctgaaaaaagaaaaactgctgTTAGGAACTGGTGATTTTGAAGCCTAAAAGTGGAAGTACAGGTTACTTTCAACATATGTGGGGCACAGAATAGTGCAtcaacttaaaaaataaaatagaagttCAAAGCCCACCTCTCTTTGCCACATTAAGAGGAAAGTATTATTGATGATCTTGACAGCTAAGCAAGAACTAGAGATCATATGCAAAGATTTGAATTAACAGATTGACATCTTCCTTCtctctgccttttttttttccaaatacaGAAACAAAATGATTGATTGACATAGCAAATTTTTTATCCAAGTCCATCAGTAAATGGTAGAGATTAACAgttctttattttattgaatTGCAGCAAAAAGCTCATCTCTACAATATTAGTAGTGAAAAGCAGAGCTCCATGCAAAGAGGACAAGGAGAAAGAACGATTTACAGCATAAGC
The genomic region above belongs to Coffea arabica cultivar ET-39 chromosome 7c, Coffea Arabica ET-39 HiFi, whole genome shotgun sequence and contains:
- the LOC113723445 gene encoding uncharacterized protein produces the protein MELLYLFFSIVSTFITSSFHTLLLLFRLISHPRAAAEHDHVTLYEGVVWHTRRSPVHHSFQYSVRYALFDLDRSPNVPPDHFSADEARRISRTNGPIFLLTIPPSVGYEQNPLSVYYCYDVERSSRNLKKCIAEVTNTPWGERVSFLFDPKSDIVAKPLHVSPFMDMLGNWSIRTTAPEDDLSVDISVQHPELGKYFRAILTAKKVSSKMARDQASFFWLMPHRVAIWIYWHAVKLWWKGVPFIQHPRYQSPKYREEALLRDEKLQCCPSLGSNKDSNQTIEASKLSRVAEISSKSRCFTWRDAKWPWC